In Nonomuraea sp. NBC_00507, the following are encoded in one genomic region:
- a CDS encoding ISAs1 family transposase, with the protein MPSVLSAITTVAGDAGPREQSGLPGKVVDMADLRQVWAQIPDPRDRRGRRHPLVVMLALVQAALVSGAVSYAAIRHWIAAAPQEVLEQLGGRYDRRTGRYQAPHPDTVCRTIALVDAAHVDAAYAAHRAAQIPDLYDDPQELIPVTVDGKTQRGTATTDQTAQHRLGAQLAADAIVIAQLDVDSKTNEIKAFQPLLDQIGSLKNVVISADMLHTQRGHARYLHKREAFYVFPVGGNQKGLFDQLNALAWNQAPIEWTTYDNGHGRNEIRTIQVLPAPAGTRFPHVKQVFLIERHVYDLAWKPLSTVAVLGVTSLSEKLAGPRRLAEFVRGEWAIENKDHYVRDVTFGEDRCRVRTASAPSILTTMRSYAIGALRLLNHTNIAEGTRWARDDFRNPLIALGLTM; encoded by the coding sequence ATGCCATCCGTCCTGTCCGCCATCACGACCGTGGCGGGTGACGCCGGCCCGCGGGAACAGAGCGGTCTGCCCGGTAAGGTCGTGGACATGGCCGATCTTCGCCAGGTATGGGCGCAGATCCCCGATCCCCGAGACCGGCGCGGTCGACGGCACCCATTAGTCGTGATGCTCGCGCTGGTCCAGGCGGCGCTCGTGTCCGGAGCGGTGTCCTATGCGGCGATTCGGCACTGGATCGCCGCGGCCCCGCAAGAGGTCCTGGAGCAGCTCGGCGGCCGCTATGACCGGCGGACCGGCCGATACCAGGCCCCGCACCCCGACACGGTGTGCCGCACGATCGCGCTGGTCGACGCCGCCCACGTCGACGCCGCCTACGCAGCCCACCGGGCCGCCCAGATCCCCGATCTGTACGACGACCCGCAGGAATTGATCCCCGTGACCGTCGACGGCAAGACCCAGCGCGGCACCGCCACCACCGACCAGACCGCCCAGCACCGACTCGGTGCCCAACTCGCCGCCGACGCCATCGTGATCGCCCAGCTCGATGTCGACTCCAAGACCAACGAGATCAAGGCCTTCCAGCCGCTGCTGGACCAGATCGGCTCGCTGAAGAACGTCGTGATCAGCGCCGACATGCTCCACACCCAACGTGGTCACGCCCGCTACCTGCACAAACGCGAGGCCTTCTACGTCTTCCCCGTCGGCGGTAACCAGAAGGGCCTGTTCGACCAACTCAACGCCCTGGCCTGGAACCAAGCTCCGATCGAGTGGACCACCTACGACAACGGCCACGGCCGCAACGAGATCCGCACCATCCAGGTCCTGCCCGCCCCCGCCGGTACCCGCTTCCCCCACGTCAAGCAGGTCTTCCTGATCGAACGACACGTCTACGACCTGGCCTGGAAGCCGCTGTCCACGGTCGCGGTGCTGGGCGTCACCAGCCTGAGCGAGAAACTGGCCGGCCCCCGGCGCCTGGCAGAATTCGTTCGCGGCGAGTGGGCCATCGAGAACAAAGATCATTACGTCAGAGACGTCACCTTCGGCGAGGACCGCTGCCGCGTTCGCACCGCCTCGGCACCATCCATCTTGACCACCATGCGCAGCTACGCGATCGGCGCTTTACGCCTGCTCAACCACACCAACATCGCCGAAGGCACCCGTTGGGCCCGCGATGATTTCCGCAACCCGCTGATCGCCCTTGGTCTCACAATGTGA
- a CDS encoding HIT family protein translates to MHNHEPADYHCPFCHLTPDREADVVYRDERVFAMICPRWWPRNAGHLLIIPVAHHENLYDLPAADGHAIFDATRMLARAMRTAYDCAGVSTRQHNEPAGNQDVWHFHQHLFPRYPGDDLYGTPPQPDWLPADRRRAYAERLRAAPGGRELPGRWLARPDHPLTGHANRAGLGPAAA, encoded by the coding sequence GTGCACAACCATGAACCCGCCGACTACCACTGCCCGTTCTGCCACCTGACCCCGGACCGGGAAGCCGACGTGGTCTACCGCGACGAGCGCGTCTTCGCGATGATCTGCCCCCGCTGGTGGCCGCGGAACGCGGGACATCTGCTGATCATCCCCGTCGCCCATCACGAGAACCTCTACGACCTCCCCGCCGCCGACGGCCACGCGATCTTCGACGCCACCCGAATGCTCGCCCGCGCCATGCGCACCGCCTACGACTGCGCGGGCGTCTCCACCCGCCAGCACAACGAGCCCGCCGGCAACCAAGATGTCTGGCACTTCCACCAGCACCTCTTCCCCCGCTACCCCGGCGACGACCTCTACGGCACGCCCCCGCAGCCCGACTGGCTCCCCGCCGACCGCCGCCGCGCCTACGCGGAGCGGCTGCGCGCCGCGCCAGGCGGTCGTGAGCTTCCTGGACGATGGCTCGCGCGTCCGGATCATCCCCTAACAGGACATGCCAATAGAGCTGGCCTTGGCCCGGCCGCAGCATGA
- a CDS encoding MFS transporter, translated as MLLILFLALVADGYDSIALSLVVPTIAKEWSVAPTDLALALTAANAGAVIGYVAAGRLVRRWGSRLVVAGSVALFSVGSIATVAVDSTPGLTALRFVTGLGFGMVLPAAVSIAAGCVSERRRSSAGVALALGVGLGAALAGATGGGLLKNLGWHGLFWIPGLVALALVPVLLAVLPADHRAKNTPAASTDPAGEREEPSVRALFAAPLRAGTILVWGFAFLIFLSTYALTAWFPTVLVELGFAPTEAPAGSALIGLGGIVGSLVVVLLAPRFGTPPVLFLTSVVAVIALAIAGLLPLAGGLLLGLASLAGVGLIAGATGQTGLALSRYPMKLRTTGVGWAAAVGRIGSVLGPLLGGAVLAGGISPRGFIAAVALPAIIAAILALILSGRRKNGAPATPSEGDSGSSRHADETSAASETS; from the coding sequence GTGCTCCTAATTCTGTTCCTCGCGCTGGTCGCCGACGGCTATGACTCCATCGCACTGAGCCTGGTCGTACCGACCATCGCCAAGGAATGGTCCGTCGCCCCGACCGATCTCGCCCTGGCCCTGACCGCGGCCAACGCCGGAGCGGTCATCGGCTACGTCGCCGCCGGACGCCTGGTGCGCCGGTGGGGCTCGCGCCTGGTGGTGGCCGGGTCCGTGGCTCTGTTCTCCGTCGGCTCCATCGCGACCGTGGCCGTCGATTCCACCCCCGGTCTCACCGCGCTGCGCTTCGTCACCGGGCTGGGATTCGGAATGGTCCTGCCTGCGGCCGTCTCGATTGCCGCTGGATGTGTCTCCGAGCGGCGACGCAGCTCCGCCGGTGTCGCACTGGCCCTCGGTGTGGGTCTGGGTGCAGCTCTCGCCGGCGCCACAGGCGGAGGTCTGTTGAAGAACCTCGGATGGCACGGTCTGTTCTGGATTCCCGGTCTCGTCGCCCTGGCGCTGGTCCCCGTCCTGCTCGCGGTTCTTCCAGCGGACCATCGCGCGAAGAACACGCCGGCCGCGAGCACTGACCCGGCCGGCGAGCGTGAAGAGCCGTCCGTACGAGCCCTGTTCGCTGCACCGTTGCGCGCCGGCACGATCTTGGTGTGGGGATTCGCGTTCCTCATCTTCCTGTCCACCTACGCTCTGACGGCCTGGTTCCCCACCGTGCTGGTCGAGCTGGGCTTCGCGCCGACCGAGGCGCCCGCGGGCAGCGCACTCATCGGGCTGGGCGGGATCGTCGGCAGCCTGGTCGTCGTGCTGCTGGCGCCTCGCTTCGGTACCCCACCCGTGCTGTTCCTAACCTCGGTGGTGGCAGTGATCGCCCTCGCCATCGCCGGACTCCTTCCCCTCGCCGGCGGACTTCTGCTGGGGCTGGCCAGCCTGGCCGGAGTCGGCCTCATCGCCGGGGCGACGGGTCAGACCGGGCTCGCACTCAGCAGATATCCCATGAAGCTGCGCACCACCGGCGTCGGCTGGGCGGCCGCCGTCGGGCGCATCGGTTCCGTCCTGGGCCCGCTGCTCGGCGGTGCCGTGCTCGCCGGCGGAATTTCGCCCCGCGGTTTCATCGCCGCGGTCGCATTGCCCGCAATCATCGCAGCCATCCTGGCGCTCATCCTCTCCGGTCGTCGGAAGAACGGGGCGCCGGCCACACCGTCGGAGGGCGACTCCGGGAGCAGCCGGCATGCCGATGAGACCTCTGCGGCCTCCGAGACGTCTTGA
- a CDS encoding alpha/beta fold hydrolase, which yields MTMLGWDTVIHGLVSDSNDWNWLTPLLRDRYRIVSMDMRGHGRSSLAGPQANAA from the coding sequence GTGACGATGCTCGGGTGGGACACGGTGATACACGGCCTGGTCTCCGACTCGAACGACTGGAACTGGCTGACGCCGCTGCTCCGCGACAGATACCGCATCGTGAGCATGGACATGCGTGGCCACGGTCGGTCCAGCTTGGCAGGGCCACAGGCGAACGCCGCCTGA
- a CDS encoding amidohydrolase, with amino-acid sequence MNGGTADLVVRAGTVHTLDAAAAPTTALAARDGQIVAVAGPGQEKGLLREWTGRDTVVVDDPGLVVLPAFVDTHNHLMLAGRNVLGAPVSRARDIHGFVDLVRERAAHTPAGQWIVTGADWHELQLAERRMPTARELDRATTDHPVLAPRGGHNGVLNSAGLRLAGISPDTPHIPGGFISRDATGHPTGWLQDAALDMALKVLPPMPAEILAHGLAQASSAFAACGAGTVRDPAVTPQEWHTYLQAEAAGQLSVRSHAMILSTRSVIAAAGSITAHLDALEAQGIKPGAGQGRLRLWGLKFILDGGVEAAALSEPYADRPGFDGELLWERAELAEALTVCVQRGWPVGTHAFGDRAVGVLLDAVREVMDRVGPVPPGMLVVEHGGLITPDRIADATALGVHITVQQALLSSLAHPLIAAWGTQRTAELFPLRELVNAGAWISAGTDHPIGPLNPLRSLHDMTTRSTPAGVLGPEHAVTRAEALRLYTTAGARLLGSPLNGALVPGAPADLVAYPADPLTCPADQLLTLVPTLTAVGGRIVHRTA; translated from the coding sequence ATGAACGGTGGGACAGCGGATCTGGTGGTGCGCGCGGGCACCGTGCACACCCTCGACGCGGCGGCAGCCCCCACGACGGCACTGGCAGCGCGCGACGGACAGATCGTGGCCGTGGCCGGTCCCGGGCAGGAGAAGGGACTGCTGCGGGAGTGGACGGGGCGTGACACCGTGGTGGTCGATGACCCCGGGCTCGTGGTGTTGCCGGCATTCGTCGACACCCACAATCATCTGATGCTGGCAGGGCGTAACGTGCTGGGTGCGCCCGTGTCCCGGGCGAGGGACATTCACGGCTTCGTGGACCTGGTCCGTGAGCGAGCCGCGCACACTCCCGCCGGGCAGTGGATCGTCACCGGCGCCGACTGGCACGAACTGCAGCTGGCCGAGCGCCGGATGCCGACCGCCCGGGAACTGGACCGGGCCACCACCGATCACCCGGTCCTGGCCCCGCGAGGCGGGCACAACGGGGTACTCAACTCCGCCGGGCTGCGCCTGGCCGGCATCAGTCCCGACACGCCGCATATTCCGGGCGGCTTCATCTCCCGCGACGCGACAGGCCACCCGACCGGCTGGCTGCAGGACGCCGCCCTGGACATGGCCCTGAAGGTCCTGCCGCCGATGCCTGCCGAGATCCTCGCCCATGGCCTGGCCCAGGCGTCCTCCGCCTTCGCGGCCTGCGGGGCCGGAACCGTGCGCGACCCCGCCGTCACACCGCAGGAGTGGCACACCTACCTCCAGGCCGAGGCGGCCGGGCAGCTGTCCGTGCGTAGCCACGCCATGATCCTCTCGACCCGGTCCGTCATCGCCGCCGCCGGATCGATCACCGCCCACCTCGACGCCCTCGAGGCCCAGGGCATCAAGCCAGGGGCCGGACAGGGACGGCTGCGGCTGTGGGGGCTGAAGTTCATCCTCGACGGTGGTGTCGAAGCCGCCGCGCTGTCCGAGCCGTACGCCGACCGGCCCGGCTTCGACGGCGAACTGCTCTGGGAACGAGCCGAGCTGGCCGAGGCCCTGACCGTCTGCGTGCAACGCGGCTGGCCCGTGGGCACCCACGCCTTCGGCGACCGCGCCGTCGGCGTGCTCCTGGACGCAGTCCGCGAGGTGATGGACCGGGTAGGGCCCGTACCACCGGGCATGCTGGTCGTGGAACACGGCGGCCTGATCACCCCAGACCGGATCGCCGATGCCACCGCGCTGGGCGTCCACATCACCGTCCAGCAGGCCCTGCTCAGCTCACTCGCCCACCCCCTGATCGCCGCCTGGGGCACACAGCGGACCGCCGAGCTGTTCCCCCTGCGAGAACTGGTCAACGCCGGGGCCTGGATCAGCGCGGGCACCGACCACCCCATCGGACCGCTCAACCCCCTCCGGAGCCTGCACGACATGACCACCCGCTCTACCCCCGCGGGAGTACTCGGCCCCGAGCACGCCGTCACCCGCGCCGAAGCGCTCCGCCTGTACACCACCGCCGGCGCCCGGCTGCTGGGTAGTCCGCTCAACGGCGCCCTTGTGCCCGGGGCACCGGCCGACCTCGTGGCCTACCCGGCAGACCCCCTCACCTGCCCCGCGGACCAGCTGCTCACCCTCGTCCCCACCCTGACCGCGGTCGGCGGCCGGATCGTCCACCGCACCGCCTGA
- a CDS encoding iron-containing alcohol dehydrogenase, whose amino-acid sequence MDSASSLRTPTAGALDFLPTRRVEWGLGSIGRLGDLLDSYSVSRVLLMTTRSLSEQGSLLRTVEGNCGGRCAGRVEHLPAHVPSDAVERAAATARELGADALVSFGGGSVIDATKAVAARLADDDGRQLPHFAVPTTLSGAEFADHYGVTEFHDGAATKRTHTREDVTPVAVVLDGALTAATPGPLWAGSGAKALDHAVEGLICNPPRPVLDDLAQLGIRELAGVLRQSMDPGEPTIRQACQLAAWYCYFAPASLTLGLSHRIGHVLGGTYGVPHSLTSGITLPAVVRAMTQTSPLRLKLVARALDTGGPLDLPAMATDEPAEAAVRLSSLVTSVGLPTRMREIGIDRNELPAIALRVQQLYPEATARLGTDSTASLRRLLEEAW is encoded by the coding sequence GTGGACAGCGCCTCATCTCTCCGCACACCGACGGCGGGCGCCCTGGACTTCCTGCCGACCCGCCGCGTTGAATGGGGTCTCGGTTCGATCGGCCGTCTGGGCGATCTACTGGACTCGTACTCCGTCTCCCGGGTCCTTCTCATGACCACGAGATCGCTGTCGGAGCAAGGCTCCCTGCTCCGAACAGTAGAGGGCAACTGCGGCGGCCGCTGTGCAGGCCGGGTGGAACACCTGCCGGCACACGTTCCCAGCGACGCGGTCGAACGCGCTGCGGCCACCGCGCGTGAGCTGGGCGCCGACGCGCTCGTCAGCTTCGGCGGCGGCTCGGTCATCGACGCCACCAAGGCCGTCGCCGCCCGCCTGGCGGACGACGACGGTCGGCAACTGCCGCACTTCGCGGTGCCGACCACGCTGTCCGGTGCGGAATTCGCCGATCACTATGGCGTGACCGAATTCCACGACGGGGCGGCGACGAAGCGTACGCATACCCGTGAGGACGTCACGCCCGTGGCGGTCGTCCTCGACGGCGCGCTCACCGCGGCCACGCCCGGCCCCCTGTGGGCAGGATCGGGCGCCAAGGCACTGGACCACGCGGTCGAAGGACTGATCTGCAACCCTCCCCGGCCGGTGCTGGACGACCTGGCCCAGTTGGGAATCCGAGAGCTCGCCGGAGTCCTGCGACAGTCCATGGATCCGGGCGAGCCGACAATACGACAGGCGTGCCAGCTCGCGGCCTGGTACTGCTACTTCGCCCCGGCCAGCCTCACGTTGGGGCTGAGCCACCGCATCGGCCACGTGCTGGGCGGCACCTACGGGGTCCCGCACTCACTGACGTCGGGGATCACGCTGCCGGCAGTCGTCCGGGCCATGACTCAAACGTCCCCCCTGCGTCTGAAGCTGGTGGCACGCGCACTCGACACCGGCGGTCCACTCGATCTGCCGGCGATGGCAACCGACGAACCCGCCGAGGCCGCGGTCCGGCTGTCCTCCCTCGTCACGAGCGTCGGCCTGCCGACCAGGATGCGGGAGATCGGCATCGACCGAAACGAGCTTCCCGCGATCGCTCTCCGTGTCCAGCAGCTCTACCCTGAAGCAACCGCCCGACTTGGTACCGACAGCACCGCAAGCCTGCGTCGCCTCCTGGAAGAGGCTTGGTGA
- a CDS encoding TetR/AcrR family transcriptional regulator C-terminal domain-containing protein codes for MDAARAAFLAEGFDVSVDVVAAAAGTTKATVYKYFGNKQTLFIAVITEELDRVHEEPLRLVASRLAHSTHVREDLVDACKAWATGLAAPETIALRNLVAGELRRFPELGEAWKQHGPERIHPVIAKTLRQLVELGRLSIKDIDLAVLQLAGLAVSPAVVYSAFGSPLDSELRERLIESGVDMFLNQYQYRINA; via the coding sequence GTGGACGCGGCCCGGGCCGCGTTCCTCGCCGAGGGGTTCGACGTCAGCGTGGACGTCGTCGCAGCAGCCGCAGGCACCACCAAGGCCACCGTTTACAAGTACTTCGGGAACAAGCAAACGCTGTTCATTGCCGTGATCACTGAAGAACTCGACCGTGTTCACGAGGAACCGCTCCGCCTGGTCGCCTCCCGGCTTGCCCATTCCACTCATGTCCGGGAGGACCTCGTCGACGCATGCAAGGCGTGGGCGACGGGACTTGCCGCACCGGAGACGATCGCCTTGAGGAACCTGGTCGCCGGTGAACTCAGGAGGTTCCCCGAACTCGGCGAGGCATGGAAGCAACACGGTCCCGAGCGGATCCATCCGGTGATCGCCAAGACGCTGCGGCAGCTGGTGGAGCTGGGTCGGCTCAGCATCAAGGACATCGACCTGGCCGTGCTCCAACTCGCCGGATTGGCGGTGTCTCCAGCTGTGGTGTACAGCGCCTTCGGAAGTCCCCTCGACAGCGAACTGAGGGAACGGCTGATCGAATCGGGTGTGGACATGTTCCTCAACCAGTACCAGTATCGGATCAACGCCTAG
- a CDS encoding amidase: MATDSELAYMSAVGLAARFGRGELSPVEVLRALSERADEHQGLNALVAADARRNHLEAQEAVRRYREGRARPLEGIPVIVKDLIDTEGLRTSYGSRMFSGHVPPRDAAVVERVRAAGGIVVAKSATHEFAWGITTDGSAVGPTRNPWDPTVVPGGSSGGSAAALAAGLAPLAIGTDTAGSIRIPAAFCGVMGLKPTFGLIDTTGVFPLAPSLDQVGPMARTVEDLRLLLSVLAPDGAQAPDPAADAEVVVGIWSELEQAESAPDIAHVFHETVRALENAGVRVVRLSAPGLPPLYPALGTTVAVEGAAGHRGAGLWPARRSEYGGQVRARLEKASRVTVEQYARTQRDRALITAMTARVLHDVDIVLSPVSGVSPARIGHDEVPGAPQALSFRERVMAFTALQSLTGVPTCVVRAGFDSEGLPVGVQLTASWGREHTLLATAQRLVETTSELQHSWPTA, translated from the coding sequence GTGGCTACGGACAGCGAACTTGCCTACATGTCAGCCGTCGGCCTGGCCGCGCGTTTCGGCCGGGGCGAGCTTTCGCCCGTCGAGGTCCTGCGCGCCCTGTCCGAACGAGCCGACGAACATCAGGGTCTCAACGCCCTTGTGGCTGCCGACGCCAGGCGGAACCACCTTGAGGCGCAGGAGGCGGTGCGACGCTACCGCGAGGGCCGGGCGAGGCCGCTCGAAGGCATCCCCGTGATCGTCAAGGACCTCATCGACACCGAAGGACTGCGCACCTCCTACGGCTCAAGGATGTTCTCCGGGCACGTTCCGCCGCGCGACGCGGCTGTGGTGGAGCGTGTCCGTGCGGCCGGCGGCATCGTTGTGGCCAAGAGCGCGACGCACGAGTTCGCATGGGGTATCACCACCGACGGCAGCGCGGTGGGGCCCACCCGCAATCCGTGGGATCCGACGGTGGTACCAGGAGGCTCGAGCGGGGGTTCCGCCGCGGCACTCGCCGCCGGCCTGGCACCTTTGGCCATCGGCACGGACACCGCGGGGTCCATACGGATTCCGGCCGCCTTCTGCGGCGTCATGGGCCTCAAGCCCACATTCGGTCTCATCGACACAACGGGCGTCTTCCCCTTGGCTCCCTCGCTGGACCAAGTCGGGCCGATGGCACGAACTGTCGAGGACCTGCGGCTGTTGCTCTCGGTCCTCGCACCGGACGGCGCGCAGGCTCCGGACCCGGCAGCCGACGCAGAGGTCGTCGTCGGGATCTGGTCCGAGCTCGAACAAGCCGAGTCGGCCCCCGACATCGCCCATGTGTTCCACGAGACGGTCCGTGCGCTGGAGAATGCCGGAGTGCGGGTCGTACGCCTGTCAGCACCCGGACTGCCTCCTCTGTACCCGGCTCTGGGCACGACGGTCGCTGTCGAGGGGGCCGCCGGGCACCGCGGTGCGGGACTGTGGCCCGCACGGCGGTCCGAGTACGGCGGCCAGGTCCGCGCCAGGCTGGAGAAGGCATCCCGGGTCACCGTGGAGCAATACGCCCGGACGCAGCGGGACCGAGCGCTGATCACGGCGATGACCGCTCGGGTACTGCACGATGTGGACATCGTGCTCTCCCCTGTGTCCGGGGTCTCACCCGCGCGCATCGGCCATGACGAGGTCCCCGGCGCGCCACAGGCACTGAGCTTCCGGGAACGGGTGATGGCCTTCACCGCGCTGCAGAGTCTGACAGGGGTGCCGACCTGCGTGGTACGCGCCGGATTCGACTCCGAGGGTCTTCCCGTGGGAGTGCAACTCACCGCGTCATGGGGCCGGGAACACACCCTGCTCGCGACCGCTCAACGCCTGGTCGAGACGACTTCCGAGCTGCAGCATTCCTGGCCCACTGCCTGA
- a CDS encoding FAD-dependent monooxygenase gives MHTEAPRPSPGRPRIAVVGGGIGGLAAAAFLRRAGVMATVYEQAPALKEIGAGILVSPNAVRLLRQLGVMDRFLRDAVPVELAWEFRRWENGRVLSVERLDGVCERLYGERTYTVHRADLLDTVKAAVPEEWVRLGTRCTAVEEQPDGVLLHFADGSKAEADVVIGADGVHSVVRATVAEPSTPEYSGLCAFRTLVPAERAPAFALRRAHTLWLGPGRHLVHYPVNGGRAVNVVAFAPAGDFTEESWSTTASMEEFLAEFTGWDPRVTDLIRSGGTPGKWALLDRAPLRRWSTPRTTLLGDAAHPMFPFFGQGAAQAMEDGAVLAAALADGADDIAGALQRYEGARIERATRLQTVSHGRAHVNHLPDGPEQQARDIALADSDPLTANGWIYAYEAAL, from the coding sequence ATGCACACAGAGGCACCGCGTCCATCCCCAGGCCGGCCCCGGATCGCCGTCGTCGGTGGCGGTATCGGTGGGCTCGCCGCCGCCGCTTTCCTGCGCCGTGCCGGGGTCATGGCGACGGTCTACGAGCAGGCCCCCGCGCTCAAGGAGATCGGCGCGGGAATCCTGGTGTCACCCAATGCCGTCCGGTTGCTGCGGCAGCTGGGTGTGATGGACCGGTTCCTGCGCGACGCCGTACCGGTGGAGCTGGCGTGGGAGTTCCGCCGCTGGGAGAACGGGAGGGTGCTCTCGGTGGAGCGCCTCGACGGAGTCTGCGAGCGGCTCTACGGTGAGCGCACCTACACCGTCCATCGCGCGGACCTCCTTGACACGGTGAAGGCCGCGGTGCCCGAGGAATGGGTACGTCTCGGCACGCGCTGTACGGCGGTGGAGGAACAGCCGGATGGTGTGCTGCTGCACTTCGCCGACGGCAGCAAGGCCGAGGCCGATGTCGTGATCGGTGCCGACGGGGTGCATTCGGTGGTGCGCGCGACGGTCGCCGAGCCGTCCACGCCGGAGTACTCCGGCCTCTGCGCCTTCCGCACCCTCGTGCCCGCCGAGCGGGCGCCTGCCTTCGCCCTCCGCCGGGCGCACACGCTGTGGCTCGGCCCCGGCCGGCACCTGGTGCACTACCCCGTCAACGGGGGGAGGGCCGTCAACGTCGTGGCCTTCGCCCCGGCAGGGGACTTTACCGAGGAGTCCTGGAGCACGACCGCCTCGATGGAGGAGTTCCTGGCCGAGTTCACGGGCTGGGACCCGCGTGTGACCGACCTGATCAGGTCAGGGGGAACCCCCGGCAAGTGGGCGCTGCTGGACCGGGCGCCACTGCGGCGGTGGAGTACGCCGAGGACCACTCTCCTCGGTGATGCGGCCCACCCGATGTTCCCCTTCTTCGGCCAGGGAGCCGCTCAGGCCATGGAGGACGGCGCCGTCCTCGCCGCGGCCCTCGCCGACGGTGCGGACGACATCGCAGGCGCCCTCCAACGCTACGAGGGGGCGCGGATCGAACGCGCCACCCGGCTGCAGACGGTGAGTCATGGTCGCGCTCATGTCAACCACCTGCCGGACGGCCCCGAACAGCAGGCCCGCGACATCGCGCTGGCCGACTCCGACCCCCTGACTGCCAACGGCTGGATCTACGCCTACGAGGCCGCACTCTGA
- a CDS encoding IclR family transcriptional regulator → MSSRLLEVLFAFRPGRSRLSLASLTRATGLPHATVRRLALELVEAGALDRAPDGSFSIGIRMWQLGTLAPLSVPLRTAVLPFMDDLHTALRQHVQLAVLEGTEAVLVERISAAGAVDLISHVGGRLPLHSSGVGKVLLAHAGPGLQDQVIAQGLTAHTPRTITDPVRLRHALDECRRTGVAMVREEMTLGTDSVATRVIDADGHVVAALSVIVSTGSVGLHTVRPAVIAAGLAGSRRLGWTPAVGIQHTNGAHA, encoded by the coding sequence GTGAGTTCACGCCTGCTCGAAGTACTCTTCGCCTTCCGCCCCGGCCGGTCCCGGCTGTCTCTTGCCAGCCTCACCCGTGCAACCGGGCTCCCACACGCCACCGTGCGCAGGCTGGCCCTGGAACTCGTCGAGGCCGGAGCGCTCGACCGGGCGCCGGACGGCAGCTTCAGCATCGGCATCCGGATGTGGCAGCTGGGCACGCTCGCCCCGCTCAGCGTGCCCTTGCGCACCGCCGTCCTGCCCTTCATGGACGATCTGCACACCGCCCTGCGCCAGCACGTGCAGCTCGCCGTGCTCGAAGGCACGGAGGCCGTCCTCGTGGAACGCATCTCAGCCGCAGGCGCGGTCGATCTGATCTCCCACGTCGGTGGTCGGCTGCCGCTGCACAGTTCCGGTGTCGGCAAGGTACTGCTCGCACATGCCGGCCCAGGCCTCCAGGACCAGGTGATCGCACAGGGCCTCACGGCACACACCCCACGCACCATCACCGATCCGGTCCGGCTGCGGCACGCTCTCGACGAGTGCCGTCGCACCGGTGTGGCGATGGTCCGTGAGGAAATGACGCTCGGCACGGACTCCGTGGCCACCCGCGTCATCGACGCCGACGGTCACGTGGTCGCGGCCCTGTCCGTGATCGTCAGCACGGGCTCCGTCGGCCTGCACACGGTGCGGCCCGCCGTCATCGCCGCCGGACTCGCGGGGTCCCGAAGACTCGGCTGGACCCCCGCGGTCGGCATCCAGCACACCAACGGTGCCCATGCATGA
- a CDS encoding transposase — MQLPGRIENSQVAVYLAYSTPRGHAAIDRELYVPRSWTQDTAP; from the coding sequence ATGCAGCTCCCCGGCCGCATCGAGAACAGCCAGGTCGCCGTCTACCTCGCCTACTCCACCCCGCGCGGCCACGCGGCGATCGACCGGGAACTGTATGTTCCGCGCTCCTGGACCCAGGACACGGCCCCGTGA
- a CDS encoding 2'-5' RNA ligase family protein, translated as MSPLPTRMANRWERRRALMLPPGQGQLYWHVLLGDDPDARAIVQEAHDRLAGLPGLDLVPHSFIHLTTFIAGYSHEITGHQVNVMAEEAAVQLERVEPITVTLGRVLYHPEAVVLEARPAERLRPLLEAAKSATRAATGRDGVLAHDVWIPHVTVAYSNADGPAAPIINALGKRLPDREVTIRSLHIVNQDGPETVWDWRLLAEVRLGGS; from the coding sequence GTGAGCCCGCTACCGACGCGCATGGCCAACCGCTGGGAGAGACGGCGAGCGCTCATGCTGCCGCCGGGCCAAGGCCAGCTCTATTGGCATGTCCTGTTAGGGGATGATCCGGACGCGCGAGCCATCGTCCAGGAAGCTCACGACCGCCTGGCCGGCCTACCTGGACTCGATCTGGTGCCGCACTCGTTCATCCACCTCACCACGTTCATCGCCGGGTATTCGCATGAGATCACCGGCCATCAGGTAAACGTGATGGCCGAGGAGGCGGCAGTCCAGCTCGAGCGGGTGGAGCCCATCACCGTCACGTTGGGGCGTGTGCTTTACCACCCCGAGGCGGTGGTGTTGGAGGCTCGGCCGGCCGAACGGCTCCGGCCGTTGCTGGAGGCAGCGAAGTCCGCCACGCGGGCAGCCACAGGCCGTGATGGCGTTCTTGCCCATGATGTGTGGATACCGCATGTCACGGTGGCCTACAGCAACGCGGATGGCCCGGCGGCTCCTATTATCAACGCGCTGGGGAAGCGGCTTCCGGATCGCGAGGTGACAATCCGCAGCCTCCACATCGTCAACCAGGACGGCCCAGAGACGGTCTGGGACTGGCGCCTTCTGGCAGAGGTTCGACTCGGTGGGTCCTGA